From Prosthecobacter sp., the proteins below share one genomic window:
- a CDS encoding prenyltransferase/squalene oxidase repeat-containing protein, giving the protein MKTRLLLCLLTVVTTASAEEALEIVKRSLPFVKEKGAAWIADRGCASCHQVPSMLWSLNSAARAGIDPERKETTEWTPWAADWRHWNQSKDKDGVDKVSAGNIDTMVFLLLGRDAVADASQTWITGFREQLLKNQQPDGSWKPGGQLPLAKRPTREMSEVTTMWTLLALKSYGAEAMPPEVQKRAEDFLATAQPGKSTEWHAARLLLQPDDATRRNDLLKLQHPDGSWGWLASDPGDALGTGFAMYALTRSGLPNTHEAMQRAVAFLKSSQKPDGSWAVPSTRAKDKNKVIATSTYWGTSWATIGLLETLAVTK; this is encoded by the coding sequence ATGAAGACGCGCCTTCTTCTCTGCCTGCTGACCGTCGTGACGACCGCCAGCGCGGAGGAGGCCTTGGAAATCGTGAAACGCAGCCTGCCGTTCGTGAAGGAGAAGGGCGCGGCGTGGATTGCGGATCGTGGATGCGCGAGCTGCCATCAAGTTCCTTCGATGCTGTGGAGCCTGAACAGCGCCGCTCGAGCAGGGATCGACCCCGAGCGCAAGGAAACAACCGAATGGACGCCGTGGGCGGCAGACTGGCGGCATTGGAATCAGTCGAAGGACAAGGACGGCGTGGACAAGGTTTCCGCCGGCAACATCGACACGATGGTGTTCTTGCTGCTGGGCCGCGATGCCGTCGCTGATGCGAGTCAGACTTGGATCACGGGCTTTCGCGAACAGTTGCTCAAAAACCAGCAGCCCGACGGCTCCTGGAAGCCCGGCGGCCAACTGCCGCTGGCGAAGCGCCCGACTCGCGAGATGAGCGAAGTCACGACGATGTGGACGTTGCTCGCGCTGAAATCGTATGGAGCCGAGGCGATGCCGCCCGAGGTACAAAAACGTGCCGAGGACTTTCTCGCCACCGCGCAGCCGGGCAAGAGCACCGAATGGCATGCCGCGCGGCTGTTGCTGCAACCGGACGATGCAACTCGTCGCAATGACTTGCTCAAACTCCAGCATCCCGACGGCAGTTGGGGCTGGCTGGCGAGTGATCCGGGCGATGCGCTCGGCACCGGCTTCGCGATGTATGCGCTGACGCGCAGCGGACTGCCGAACACGCATGAAGCGATGCAGCGAGCCGTGGCTTTCTTGAAGTCCTCGCAGAAGCCCGACGGCTCCTGGGCCGTGCCGAGCACTCGCGCCAAAGATAAGAACAAAGTCATCGCCACTTCCACCTACTGGGGCACATCGTGGGCCACGATCGGTCTGCTGGAGACTCTGGCGGTAACGAAATGA
- a CDS encoding AAA family ATPase, giving the protein MPSTICIIGGCNGAGKSTLARELLPRMGIERFLNADLIAKGLSPVNPSLVAFSAGRRLIEEARSLIAAGTSFAIESTLSGKTYVKMLQEAKGRGYHFVLHYVMIDSAAQAVERVKLRVLTGGHHVPEEDVRRRYERSVRHFLHDYLPLADEWGLWENAVPPAVKIADETTHTIQQIHDMITSTKLQEAPQTPNTAMSEMVLEASRVATEKMLDLYARMGIKVTPQMTLAPDSPEPAFKPFGLW; this is encoded by the coding sequence ATGCCATCCACGATCTGCATCATCGGCGGCTGTAACGGCGCCGGAAAGAGCACGCTGGCGCGTGAACTGTTGCCGCGCATGGGCATCGAGCGCTTCCTGAACGCGGATTTGATCGCGAAAGGCCTCTCGCCGGTGAATCCGTCGCTGGTGGCGTTTTCAGCAGGACGGCGATTGATTGAGGAAGCGCGCAGTTTGATCGCAGCTGGCACGAGCTTTGCCATCGAATCGACTTTGAGCGGCAAAACGTATGTGAAGATGCTTCAGGAAGCGAAGGGGCGTGGTTATCACTTTGTACTGCACTATGTAATGATCGACTCGGCCGCGCAGGCGGTAGAGCGCGTGAAGCTTCGCGTGCTGACGGGCGGCCATCATGTGCCGGAGGAAGATGTGCGGCGTAGATATGAGCGCAGCGTGCGGCACTTTTTGCACGACTACCTGCCGCTTGCGGATGAATGGGGTCTGTGGGAGAATGCGGTGCCGCCAGCAGTCAAGATCGCGGACGAAACGACGCACACGATTCAACAAATCCACGACATGATCACGTCCACCAAGCTCCAGGAAGCACCGCAGACGCCGAACACCGCGATGTCAGAGATGGTGCTCGAAGCCAGCCGCGTGGCGACGGAGAAGATGCTCGATCTTTATGCGCGCATGGGCATCAAGGTGACGCCGCAGATGACGCTGGCACCAGATTCGCCAGAACCGGCGTTCAAGCCGTTCGGGCTGTGGTGA
- a CDS encoding DUF1501 domain-containing protein, with protein sequence MNPILHDQLQLTTRRQFLGATGQFSLGAIAMHAMQQEATANPMIPKHGHHAAKAKRVIYLHMSGAPPHLDLFDYKPELVKRSGQDCPDSILKGRRFAFTTGVPKLMGTPRTFAQYGKGGLWMSDACPNFHTIADEMCMIRSMTTDQFNHAPAELLLFTGHARQGRPSMGSWATYGLGTENQDLPGFVSLISSGTQPSGGQGCWGSGFIPSVYQGVQCRSKGDPVLFVSDPAGMNREMRRKTLDTLQALNQQQVAEFGHPETVTRIAQYELAFRMQTSVPEVMDISKEPQNVIEAYGAKPGESSFANNCLLARRLIEKGVRFVNLFDWGWDFHGTGADTGITDGLTKKMAATDKPVAALIKDLKQRGLLDDTLVIWGGEFGRTPFREGRTAASKILGRDHYPDCYTLFMAGGGVKAGFDYGSTDELGFSVAENKVHVHDFQATVMHLLGFDHERLTYRFQGRDYRLTDIHGHVVKDLLA encoded by the coding sequence ATGAACCCCATCCTTCACGACCAACTCCAGCTCACCACACGTCGCCAATTCCTCGGCGCGACGGGCCAGTTCAGCCTCGGTGCCATCGCCATGCATGCGATGCAGCAGGAGGCGACGGCGAATCCGATGATCCCGAAGCACGGGCACCACGCGGCGAAGGCAAAGCGTGTGATCTACCTGCACATGTCGGGGGCGCCGCCGCATCTCGATCTGTTTGATTACAAGCCGGAACTGGTGAAGCGCAGCGGGCAAGACTGCCCGGATTCGATCCTCAAAGGGCGGCGTTTTGCCTTCACCACTGGCGTGCCGAAGCTGATGGGCACGCCGCGCACCTTTGCACAATACGGCAAAGGTGGCCTGTGGATGAGTGATGCGTGCCCGAACTTCCACACGATTGCCGATGAGATGTGCATGATCCGCTCGATGACGACGGACCAGTTCAACCACGCGCCGGCCGAACTGCTGCTGTTCACCGGTCATGCGCGGCAGGGGCGGCCCTCGATGGGCTCGTGGGCGACATATGGCCTCGGCACGGAGAATCAGGACCTGCCGGGCTTTGTGAGCCTCATCTCCAGCGGCACGCAGCCCAGCGGCGGGCAGGGTTGCTGGGGCAGCGGCTTCATCCCAAGCGTGTATCAAGGCGTGCAATGTCGCAGCAAGGGCGATCCGGTTTTGTTCGTGAGCGATCCGGCGGGCATGAACCGCGAGATGCGCCGCAAGACGCTCGATACTCTCCAGGCGCTCAATCAGCAGCAGGTCGCGGAGTTTGGTCATCCCGAGACCGTCACACGCATCGCGCAGTATGAACTGGCCTTCCGCATGCAAACGAGCGTGCCGGAGGTGATGGACATCTCCAAGGAGCCGCAAAACGTCATCGAGGCCTATGGCGCGAAGCCGGGCGAGTCGAGCTTTGCCAACAACTGCCTGCTGGCGCGTCGTCTCATCGAAAAAGGCGTGCGTTTTGTGAACCTGTTCGACTGGGGCTGGGATTTTCACGGCACCGGCGCCGACACCGGCATCACCGACGGCCTCACAAAGAAAATGGCCGCCACGGACAAGCCCGTGGCCGCTTTGATCAAAGACCTCAAACAACGCGGCCTGCTCGACGACACGCTCGTCATCTGGGGTGGTGAATTTGGCCGCACGCCCTTCCGCGAAGGTCGCACCGCCGCGAGCAAGATCCTCGGCCGTGACCATTATCCCGATTGCTACACGCTGTTCATGGCAGGCGGTGGCGTGAAGGCTGGCTTCGACTACGGTAGCACCGACGAACTCGGTTTCAGCGTCGCCGAGAACAAAGTCCATGTGCATGACTTCCAGGCCACCGTCATGCACCTGCTCGGCTTCGATCACGAACGCCTCACTTACCGCTTCCAAGGCCGCGACTATCGCCTGACCGACATTCACGGGCATGTGGTGAAGGATTTGCTGGCGTAA